From Nostoc flagelliforme CCNUN1, a single genomic window includes:
- a CDS encoding alpha-ketoglutarate-dependent dioxygenase AlkB family protein, protein MQQLNLFTESTPVLPITYYPDFLTLEQANELYQHCLKLEWQQNQIRMLGKTLPVPRLECIYGDYGCDYLYSNSVFLKPLTWTDNLAKLRDSITKLTGYKFRIVIGNQYRSGQDSIGWHSDNEASMGFNPAIASISLGCVRKFQIKPRNGKPTDFWLEHGSLLVMHPGCQSTHLHQVPKTNKVVSTRINLTFRPHTGGGR, encoded by the coding sequence ATGCAACAACTCAATTTATTCACTGAATCAACCCCAGTTTTACCAATCACCTACTACCCCGATTTCTTAACTCTTGAACAAGCAAACGAACTCTACCAACACTGCTTGAAACTGGAGTGGCAGCAGAATCAAATCAGAATGTTGGGTAAAACTCTGCCCGTCCCCCGTCTCGAATGTATTTACGGTGACTACGGATGTGATTACCTTTACTCGAACAGCGTGTTTTTAAAACCCTTGACTTGGACAGACAATCTGGCTAAGTTACGCGACTCTATTACCAAATTAACTGGCTACAAGTTTCGCATCGTCATCGGAAATCAATATCGCAGTGGACAGGACAGCATCGGCTGGCATTCCGACAATGAAGCATCGATGGGATTTAACCCAGCGATCGCTTCAATCAGTCTCGGCTGTGTTCGCAAGTTTCAAATCAAACCGAGAAATGGCAAACCTACTGACTTCTGGCTGGAACACGGCAGCTTACTTGTGATGCACCCAGGCTGCCAGTCTACACATCTGCATCAAGTTCCGAAGACCAACAAAGTTGTTAGCACACGTATTAATCTGACTTTCCGACCACATACCGGAGGTGGGAGATGA
- a CDS encoding MerR family transcriptional regulator yields MHTKWTNEELAIIEEMACLYTVKQIAHRLQKRGYTRSTSAIQKKLRFLGYSARPILDNYNCCEIARVLQLNSATVWSWVKKGWIRTTRRSGRYHQIKSKDLKRFLENPPQRIKNRIAAIDKDAIEYLVGRLG; encoded by the coding sequence ATGCATACAAAATGGACTAATGAAGAACTCGCAATTATTGAAGAAATGGCTTGTCTCTACACTGTTAAACAGATAGCACATCGCCTCCAAAAAAGAGGATACACACGTTCAACATCAGCTATTCAAAAGAAACTGCGCTTTTTAGGATACTCCGCACGTCCAATTCTTGATAATTACAACTGCTGCGAAATTGCCAGAGTTTTGCAACTCAATTCGGCTACCGTTTGGAGTTGGGTAAAAAAGGGGTGGATACGTACAACCCGGCGCTCTGGTAGATATCACCAAATCAAGAGCAAAGACTTAAAACGATTTCTTGAAAACCCACCTCAACGTATTAAAAACCGCATTGCTGCCATTGATAAAGATGCTATCGAGTACCTGGTCGGGAGGTTGGGATGA
- a CDS encoding IS66 family transposase, with amino-acid sequence MILVFPCQGYLSNLLIKNHEDFQTEKNEVYSEGIASSPWQHFDQTSVRVNGVNYTTNIICNPLYTVYFTTPKKDRLTVLKGLQNTNVLEVILNQFTYELLDTFQIPQKFQSSLKLLPQEKVLNEVEFNTLLDNYLPKLGPQQRSRVLSAAAMPSAVNYAYYHQQTDWPVVQVLVCDDAPQFKLLSAELALCWVHEGRHYKKLSPVVGNHQRLLDQFLKSFWDYYRKLLAYRDAPSKQDAMKLRSEFMKIFATESAYEQLDQRKRLTLLKMSELLLVLEHPELPLHNNPAELGARTMVQRRNISYATQTSEGTKAWDTFLSLVATTRKLGISFFEYVRGSICELGQIGRLAQFIREKAITLQLGYSWNDSFLLSPNY; translated from the coding sequence GTGATCTTGGTATTTCCATGTCAAGGTTACTTGTCCAACTTGTTGATCAAAAACCACGAAGACTTTCAGACTGAGAAAAACGAGGTCTATTCTGAAGGAATTGCCAGTAGTCCCTGGCAGCATTTCGACCAAACTAGTGTCCGTGTTAATGGAGTCAACTACACTACCAATATTATCTGCAACCCCTTGTATACGGTGTACTTCACTACACCCAAAAAAGACCGACTGACTGTGCTCAAAGGATTGCAGAACACAAATGTTCTGGAGGTTATCCTCAATCAATTTACCTATGAACTGTTGGATACCTTCCAAATTCCCCAGAAATTTCAGTCCAGTCTGAAATTATTACCCCAAGAAAAAGTATTAAACGAAGTTGAGTTCAATACCCTACTCGATAACTATTTACCCAAACTCGGGCCTCAACAACGTAGTCGTGTATTGTCAGCAGCAGCGATGCCTTCGGCGGTAAACTACGCTTATTATCATCAGCAAACTGATTGGCCTGTGGTACAAGTTCTAGTGTGTGATGATGCCCCTCAATTCAAATTGCTGAGTGCCGAGTTAGCTTTATGCTGGGTACATGAGGGACGACACTACAAGAAGTTGAGTCCAGTGGTGGGTAATCATCAAAGGCTTTTAGATCAGTTTCTCAAATCTTTCTGGGATTATTACCGAAAATTATTAGCTTATCGAGATGCCCCTAGCAAGCAGGATGCGATGAAACTGCGTTCGGAATTTATGAAGATATTCGCCACCGAGAGTGCTTATGAACAGTTGGATCAACGAAAACGATTAACACTCCTCAAAATGTCGGAGTTGCTGTTGGTTCTGGAGCATCCCGAACTTCCGTTACACAATAATCCTGCCGAGTTGGGAGCCAGGACGATGGTGCAGCGACGCAACATTAGCTATGCTACTCAAACCAGTGAGGGTACTAAGGCTTGGGATACATTTTTATCTTTGGTGGCGACGACACGCAAGTTGGGTATCAGCTTTTTTGAATATGTACGCGGGAGCATTTGTGAACTAGGTCAAATTGGCAGACTTGCTCAATTCATTCGAGAAAAAGCAATCACTCTTCAACT
- a CDS encoding helix-turn-helix domain-containing protein — translation MLMDVVRQIKVTIPDLSQKIKEAREKDGRSVQVLATSAGISTAYWYQIEQKKDSGFLKKLCAGLNKL, via the coding sequence ATGTTGATGGATGTTGTTAGACAGATAAAAGTTACAATTCCAGATTTATCTCAAAAAATTAAGGAGGCAAGAGAAAAAGATGGAAGATCAGTGCAGGTTTTAGCCACCTCAGCAGGAATCTCTACTGCTTACTGGTATCAAATAGAACAAAAAAAAGACAGTGGATTTCTGAAGAAACTTTGCGCGGGATTGAACAAGCTTTAG
- a CDS encoding DUF1392 family protein translates to MIDNVNALKTSWYLSPSWGKIMPPVEVNLLERVYLRTSKTFGYCCGIQWKHECWLYSIDCRNEIVHATQHQIIGTGDLVPLPVPKSAFVLGERVMLCSHDKGAKHRLLTLGIALVNNSWFYLVEFISPQLTPTLTIFNRFSLVGEKSLMRVNL, encoded by the coding sequence ATGATTGATAATGTTAACGCGCTTAAAACCAGTTGGTATCTCTCTCCATCTTGGGGCAAAATAATGCCACCTGTTGAAGTTAATTTACTAGAGAGAGTTTACCTAAGAACCAGCAAAACATTCGGTTACTGCTGTGGAATTCAATGGAAACATGAATGTTGGCTTTATTCAATTGATTGCCGTAATGAAATTGTTCACGCCACACAACATCAAATCATTGGGACTGGAGATTTAGTTCCCCTGCCCGTGCCAAAATCGGCTTTTGTTTTGGGCGAAAGAGTGATGCTCTGCTCTCACGATAAAGGAGCAAAACATCGTCTCCTAACTTTGGGAATTGCTCTGGTGAATAATTCTTGGTTCTATCTCGTTGAATTCATATCGCCACAGTTAACGCCAACACTGACTATATTCAATCGTTTCTCATTAGTCGGTGAAAAAAGTTTGATGCGAGTAAATCTTTAA
- a CDS encoding plasmid replication protein, CyRepA1 family yields MNIIETDSQALHLQEWRGSGVDEEIFHLNARSLYGTTPYEYLLYSPKISRRNDGRLRDRDLKKYQHIELGGWWCNGVDPLNEYALMMWGCFKPDHPRRDRQKIHKFIKYEHPYREETRAFFLLVPNRIWVKVSLRCGIPITEEDLQHPGGFWHWVWRHNVPVTIVEGAKKAGALLTAGYAAIAIPGVNAGYRTPTDEYGTAIGKPNLIPDLKHFATEGRQINICFDQDNKPETVQRVRTAISRMGRLLVNEGCSLRVIDLPLGAEKGVDDFIVAKGQPAFDALYNTAVALELWEIKLFTLLTYPSAIALNQRFLGQLLVPEGEKLIVLKAPKGTGKTEWLATEVAKAHDQERRVLIITHRIQLGEALCNRFGVNYVTEVHTSETGTLLGYGVCVDSLHQESQARFNPDDWANDVIIIDECDQVFWHLLNSGTEVQKRRVSVLKNLKQLVQNVLGSSQGKIYLSSADVSDTDVKYVLSLAGEYRVNPFVIVNNYRHVAGNCYNYSGSNPKNLIAALDKAISKGGHHLLCCSAQKAKSKWGTQALEERFRRKFPHLRILRIDSESVADPSHAAFGCIAHLNEILTQYDLVIASPSLETGVSIDIREHFDGVWGIFQGVQPVNSVRQMLARVRETVDRHIWVREWGMSVVGNGSTSIGGLLRSQHVATQANIALLSAADNDDYSFVDQNFQPESLQTWGKRGSVINVEMRRYRESVLAGLVEDGYTVIDAEDASSDESGAVIESVKAASEQLYTAECQAIANSVELSGAELKKLQDKRAKTKTERHQQRKAELSRRYEVDVTPELVEKDDDGWYPQLRLHYYLTLGREFLTTRDAKRAASQLEAGENSVWKPDFNRGQLLPAVLLLENLNLLQFLTPDVQLRGTDEKMVEFKALALKHRHVIKNYLNVTISEKLTPVAIAQKLLAKIDLKLDYVGRLGSRDNRECVYQFVAPDDQRDSIFGQWLNRDEALNRELVSVTNNIVLSTPVIDTTSQILEEVVSSPQGQAWKGLKLKMQQGLDSAGFFYNELISKVGSAVGVADGEPYWNAYLNQWQVWVNFAHGCKSVVCDWLMAV; encoded by the coding sequence ATGAATATAATCGAAACCGATTCTCAAGCTCTACATTTACAGGAATGGCGGGGCAGTGGCGTTGACGAAGAAATCTTTCACCTGAATGCGCGATCGCTCTACGGAACAACACCTTACGAATATCTGCTCTACAGTCCCAAAATCTCCCGTCGCAATGATGGGCGGCTCAGAGACAGAGACTTGAAAAAATACCAGCACATCGAACTAGGTGGCTGGTGGTGCAATGGCGTTGACCCCCTGAACGAATACGCACTAATGATGTGGGGCTGCTTCAAACCCGACCATCCCAGACGTGACCGCCAGAAGATCCACAAGTTCATCAAGTACGAGCATCCTTACAGAGAAGAGACACGCGCTTTTTTCCTCTTAGTACCAAATCGCATCTGGGTGAAAGTGTCCCTACGTTGTGGCATCCCGATCACAGAAGAGGATTTACAACACCCTGGCGGTTTCTGGCACTGGGTTTGGCGGCATAATGTACCAGTCACAATTGTAGAAGGTGCCAAAAAAGCGGGGGCGTTATTGACTGCGGGTTATGCTGCGATCGCTATCCCCGGTGTTAACGCAGGATACCGCACCCCTACTGATGAGTACGGTACTGCCATTGGTAAGCCAAACCTCATCCCCGACTTGAAACATTTTGCAACAGAGGGGAGACAGATTAACATCTGCTTTGACCAGGACAACAAACCTGAGACAGTTCAACGAGTCAGAACCGCTATCAGTCGCATGGGACGGCTGCTGGTAAATGAGGGCTGTTCGCTGCGAGTGATTGATTTACCGTTAGGTGCAGAGAAAGGGGTTGATGATTTTATCGTCGCCAAGGGTCAGCCAGCATTTGATGCACTCTACAATACGGCTGTTGCACTGGAGTTGTGGGAAATCAAGCTGTTTACACTGCTGACTTATCCAAGTGCGATCGCTCTCAACCAACGTTTCTTGGGTCAGCTTCTCGTCCCGGAAGGCGAAAAACTGATTGTTCTCAAAGCGCCAAAGGGAACGGGTAAAACCGAATGGCTGGCAACTGAGGTGGCGAAAGCACACGACCAAGAGAGACGGGTATTAATTATCACCCATCGTATTCAATTAGGTGAGGCATTGTGCAATCGATTTGGTGTTAACTATGTTACTGAAGTCCACACCTCGGAAACAGGCACGTTACTAGGATACGGGGTGTGTGTTGATTCACTGCATCAGGAAAGTCAGGCGCGATTCAACCCTGATGACTGGGCGAATGATGTCATTATTATTGATGAATGTGACCAAGTATTCTGGCATTTGCTCAACTCTGGTACTGAAGTGCAGAAGCGTCGGGTATCTGTTCTCAAAAACCTCAAGCAGTTAGTACAGAATGTTTTGGGCAGCAGTCAGGGAAAGATTTATCTATCAAGCGCTGATGTTTCCGACACAGATGTGAAGTATGTTTTATCACTCGCTGGAGAATATCGTGTCAATCCATTCGTCATCGTCAATAATTATCGGCACGTAGCTGGCAATTGTTACAACTATTCTGGTAGTAACCCGAAAAATCTCATCGCCGCACTGGACAAAGCGATTTCTAAAGGTGGGCATCATTTACTTTGTTGCTCTGCTCAAAAAGCCAAGTCCAAATGGGGAACCCAGGCGCTTGAAGAACGTTTTCGCCGCAAGTTCCCACACCTACGGATTCTGCGAATTGACAGCGAATCTGTTGCTGATCCATCTCATGCAGCTTTCGGTTGTATCGCTCATCTCAACGAGATCCTCACTCAGTACGATTTGGTTATCGCCTCTCCAAGTTTAGAAACTGGGGTATCCATAGACATTCGAGAACATTTTGATGGTGTTTGGGGGATATTTCAGGGAGTGCAGCCTGTTAACTCCGTGCGGCAGATGTTAGCAAGGGTTAGGGAGACAGTTGACCGCCACATTTGGGTCAGAGAATGGGGGATGTCGGTTGTAGGCAATGGTTCCACATCCATAGGAGGATTGCTCAGAAGTCAACACGTTGCAACACAAGCGAACATTGCGCTATTGTCGGCGGCGGATAATGATGACTACAGCTTTGTTGACCAGAATTTTCAACCGGAGTCATTGCAGACTTGGGGCAAGCGTGGCTCTGTCATCAACGTCGAGATGCGGCGCTATCGAGAATCTGTTCTTGCGGGTTTGGTTGAGGATGGGTACACCGTTATCGATGCTGAGGATGCATCGTCCGATGAGAGTGGGGCTGTAATCGAGTCGGTTAAAGCGGCAAGTGAGCAATTGTATACTGCGGAGTGTCAGGCGATCGCTAATTCTGTTGAACTCTCTGGGGCTGAACTCAAGAAACTGCAAGACAAACGTGCCAAAACCAAAACCGAACGACATCAGCAGCGCAAGGCTGAATTGTCCCGTCGCTATGAAGTTGATGTTACCCCTGAGCTTGTCGAGAAAGATGATGACGGGTGGTATCCTCAACTGCGGCTGCACTACTATTTGACGCTGGGGCGAGAGTTTCTGACAACCCGTGATGCCAAACGAGCAGCATCGCAGTTAGAGGCGGGAGAGAATTCAGTTTGGAAACCAGATTTTAACAGGGGGCAGTTATTGCCTGCTGTGTTATTACTGGAAAATTTGAATCTGTTGCAGTTTCTTACACCAGACGTTCAGTTACGTGGGACTGATGAGAAAATGGTGGAGTTTAAGGCACTGGCACTAAAGCATCGGCACGTTATCAAGAATTACTTGAATGTAACGATTTCTGAAAAACTTACTCCTGTGGCGATTGCTCAGAAATTGCTTGCGAAGATTGATTTAAAACTCGATTACGTCGGTCGGCTTGGTTCACGAGACAATCGGGAGTGCGTTTACCAGTTTGTTGCCCCTGATGATCAGCGTGATTCGATTTTCGGGCAATGGCTCAATCGAGATGAAGCATTAAATCGTGAGTTGGTGTCAGTCACTAATAATATAGTTTTGTCGACACCAGTGATTGACACAACCTCCCAAATATTAGAAGAGGTAGTGTCCAGCCCCCAAGGACAAGCTTGGAAAGGGCTGAAACTGAAAATGCAGCAAGGCTTGGATAGCGCTGGCTTCTTCTACAATGAGTTAATCTCCAAGGTAGGCTCGGCTGTCGGTGTTGCTGATGGGGAGCCTTACTGGAATGCATACCTGAATCAGTGGCAAGTTTGGGTTAACTTTGCCCACGGGTGCAAGTCTGTGGTATGCGATTGGTTGATGGCGGTGTAG
- a CDS encoding NF041680 family putative transposase — protein sequence MPKFNYNQLITQFQDFRQKIYNCFESCSDACMNLLDALAGNTGANSIAELSLNPLFPRSYNSIYKAISESFNTTSQDTSNKVEEAEEEKDNLIRVISELIDQPQKRPFYLFATDTTPHPRPYAKTLAERGYIYQPNTIKGNKPINIGHSYSILSILPEKKNANAAPWSIPISGERVSLDKSSVEVGSEQIQALMCDSSLHWHEKLCVLVADSAYSQRSFLFEQSKHQNLVIVARCRSNRIFYQSPPVEESKKKRGCPKKYGERFDLADAETWHLPDETTQTQQTTRKGRLLNITILAWHQMLMRGTKEQKMYRHPFTLIRVHVTDNTGNSVWKPMWLIVIGNQRQQISATVAYQSFRQRFDIEHMFRFCKQHLLMTEFQTPDVKHEENWIRLVMLAYAQLWASKDLATHLPRPWERYLKPESDTIMTPSAVQRDFQRIISEIGTPARSPKTRGNSIGRVQGQAQTQRTKHPIVKKQSKPTPDKQKAA from the coding sequence ATGCCGAAATTTAATTACAATCAATTAATAACGCAATTCCAAGATTTTCGACAAAAAATTTACAACTGTTTTGAATCGTGCAGTGATGCCTGTATGAATTTGTTGGATGCGCTTGCGGGTAATACAGGAGCCAATTCAATTGCTGAGTTATCTTTAAATCCTTTGTTTCCTAGAAGCTATAACTCTATTTATAAAGCAATATCTGAATCATTTAATACAACTAGTCAGGATACGAGCAATAAAGTTGAAGAAGCAGAAGAAGAAAAAGATAACTTAATTAGGGTAATATCTGAGTTAATTGACCAACCACAAAAACGCCCTTTTTACTTATTCGCAACTGATACAACACCACATCCGCGTCCTTACGCTAAAACTTTAGCTGAACGTGGGTATATTTATCAGCCGAATACAATAAAAGGTAACAAACCTATTAATATTGGTCATTCTTATTCGATACTTTCTATCTTACCAGAGAAAAAAAATGCTAATGCTGCACCTTGGTCAATACCAATATCAGGAGAAAGGGTATCCCTTGATAAAAGTAGCGTTGAAGTAGGAAGCGAACAGATTCAAGCACTAATGTGCGATTCATCACTTCATTGGCATGAAAAATTGTGCGTATTAGTAGCAGATAGTGCTTATAGCCAACGTTCATTTCTCTTTGAGCAGTCCAAACACCAAAATTTGGTAATCGTCGCTAGATGCCGTAGTAATCGAATTTTCTACCAATCTCCACCCGTTGAGGAGTCAAAGAAAAAACGTGGCTGTCCAAAAAAATACGGTGAGCGGTTTGATTTGGCTGATGCTGAAACTTGGCATCTTCCGGACGAGACAACACAAACACAGCAGACAACTCGTAAGGGTCGCCTTTTAAACATTACTATCCTTGCTTGGCATCAAATGTTGATGAGGGGAACTAAGGAGCAAAAAATGTACCGTCATCCCTTCACCCTTATTAGGGTTCATGTAACTGATAATACTGGTAATTCTGTTTGGAAACCCATGTGGTTAATTGTCATCGGCAACCAACGTCAACAAATCTCAGCTACTGTTGCTTACCAAAGTTTCAGACAGAGGTTTGATATTGAACACATGTTCCGTTTCTGCAAACAACATTTGTTGATGACGGAGTTTCAAACTCCAGATGTCAAACACGAGGAAAATTGGATACGCTTAGTAATGCTCGCTTACGCACAACTCTGGGCGTCAAAAGATTTAGCAACACACTTACCTAGACCCTGGGAGCGTTATTTAAAACCTGAAAGTGATACAATCATGACTCCCAGTGCCGTACAACGCGATTTTCAAAGAATTATTTCCGAGATTGGTACACCCGCCCGTTCTCCCAAAACCCGAGGAAATTCAATCGGTCGAGTTCAAGGTCAGGCTCAAACGCAACGAACTAAGCATCCTATTGTCAAGAAGCAGTCAAAACCAACACCTGATAAACAAAAAGCCGCGTAA
- a CDS encoding MDR/zinc-dependent alcohol dehydrogenase-like family protein: MRRLVTSPDAVGNLTFQNTEVPTPKANECLIRVKAFSMNRGELKRSQNDPLGTPIGWDIVGVVEQTARDGSGPPTGTEIVALSIRSEGWAEYVAISTRFLAIIPQSISHTDAATLPVAGLTALYAVEKGSRLRAWIPKPAFGSSNQPVRQCRSVLHFLSPQHLPILAREDDLLLSQTEFTGHSTLVGDWSEHCWDDLGGSESELDDGSHFRSVFAANICLRVCRNHCDYMASEF, from the coding sequence ATGCGTAGACTCGTGACTTCACCAGATGCCGTTGGCAACCTCACCTTTCAAAACACTGAAGTTCCTACTCCGAAGGCTAACGAGTGCTTGATTCGCGTCAAAGCATTTTCGATGAATCGGGGCGAACTTAAGCGATCGCAAAATGATCCACTGGGCACTCCAATTGGCTGGGATATCGTTGGCGTTGTTGAACAAACAGCGCGAGACGGCAGTGGTCCACCCACAGGGACAGAAATTGTTGCCCTCTCCATCCGCTCGGAGGGCTGGGCAGAATATGTAGCAATTTCGACTCGCTTTCTGGCTATTATTCCCCAGAGCATATCACATACCGATGCCGCCACACTGCCCGTCGCGGGGTTAACAGCACTGTATGCAGTGGAAAAGGGATCTCGTTTACGCGCTTGGATACCCAAACCCGCCTTCGGGTCTTCAAACCAGCCTGTTCGCCAGTGCAGGAGCGTCCTACATTTTTTGTCTCCTCAGCACCTTCCCATTTTGGCGCGAGAGGACGATCTGCTTCTATCGCAGACGGAATTCACTGGTCATTCTACCCTGGTTGGTGATTGGAGTGAACATTGTTGGGATGATCTGGGAGGTTCAGAGTCAGAACTGGACGATGGAAGCCATTTTAGGAGCGTTTTCGCGGCTAATATTTGTCTTAGGGTTTGCAGAAATCATTGTGATTACATGGCAAGTGAATTCTGA
- a CDS encoding DNA cytosine methyltransferase → MTQQITPQDTQKVLDLCSGIGGFTLGHLISGGFETVAFCEINQYCQQVFSLRFPQIPIIPDIHDITVESLARIGVREVDGIIAGLPCPDFSLAGKQKASQDERNLFGEFKRVLRQVRPKWAIVENVPGLLTAEGSEFFRSLLWQFAEIGFDVEWGVFSAASVGAVHKRERVWIIAHSHCPRRDTSWNQYSPSGANSAFIGSTNAGNSQKHRLTNSVDYGAFSQPASSRGDDGLSTGLDGCLLTHAGLTPWMCAATIPSFNRLTRSQVAALTPDSQREYRQLYAEYLAIRRQHKQQLMALGNAIVPQCDALIFNRLKRILSQQQKNA, encoded by the coding sequence ATGACACAGCAAATCACTCCCCAAGACACTCAAAAAGTCCTTGACCTCTGCTCTGGTATTGGCGGCTTCACCCTTGGTCATCTGATTAGCGGTGGTTTCGAGACTGTAGCTTTTTGCGAAATTAATCAGTACTGCCAACAAGTGTTTAGTCTCAGGTTTCCACAAATTCCAATTATCCCAGATATTCATGACATTACAGTTGAGTCTCTTGCAAGAATCGGAGTTAGAGAAGTTGACGGTATCATTGCTGGACTCCCCTGCCCGGACTTCAGCCTTGCAGGCAAACAAAAAGCATCGCAGGATGAACGCAATCTGTTCGGAGAGTTCAAAAGAGTCCTTCGCCAAGTTCGACCAAAATGGGCAATTGTGGAAAACGTACCCGGACTGCTTACTGCTGAAGGAAGTGAATTTTTCCGTTCCCTATTGTGGCAGTTTGCCGAGATCGGGTTCGATGTCGAGTGGGGAGTGTTTTCAGCAGCATCGGTGGGAGCCGTCCACAAGCGAGAACGAGTTTGGATTATTGCCCACTCACATTGCCCAAGACGGGATACATCCTGGAATCAGTACTCACCGTCCGGGGCAAACTCTGCATTTATCGGCAGCACTAATGCTGGCAACTCCCAGAAACACAGACTTACCAACTCAGTTGACTACGGGGCGTTCTCTCAACCCGCATCTAGTAGAGGCGATGATGGGCTTTCCACAGGGCTGGACGGATGTTTGCTTACCCACGCCGGACTTACTCCTTGGATGTGTGCTGCCACAATCCCCAGTTTCAATCGGCTCACTCGTAGTCAAGTTGCAGCGCTTACGCCGGATAGCCAACGAGAATATCGCCAACTCTATGCAGAATACCTTGCCATCAGAAGACAACATAAACAACAGCTAATGGCTCTGGGCAATGCCATTGTTCCCCAATGCGATGCACTCATTTTTAACCGACTCAAAAGAATTTTATCCCAACAACAGAAAAACGCATGA
- a CDS encoding RidA family protein, whose product MNKPKFFVTPGYGEYALNELHYSQAVKIGNRVETSGQGGWDDNLQIPESLADEIAQAFRNVERTLATAGAGWEHVVHINSYHVGGFPPEVNDVMARLYRHYMPNHAPIWTQVGVAALGLPTMRIEIRVTAIVP is encoded by the coding sequence ATGAATAAGCCCAAGTTTTTTGTCACTCCCGGTTATGGGGAATATGCGCTGAATGAATTGCATTACTCGCAAGCGGTAAAAATTGGCAATCGAGTGGAGACATCAGGACAAGGCGGGTGGGATGACAATCTGCAAATTCCCGAATCGCTTGCGGACGAGATTGCTCAGGCGTTTCGGAACGTAGAGCGAACCTTGGCAACTGCCGGCGCTGGTTGGGAGCATGTTGTCCACATCAATTCTTACCACGTTGGAGGGTTTCCCCCGGAGGTTAATGATGTCATGGCTAGGCTATATCGCCATTACATGCCCAACCACGCCCCCATTTGGACACAGGTAGGAGTCGCGGCACTTGGACTTCCAACGATGCGTATTGAAATCCGCGTTACTGCAATTGTTCCGTGA